In Candidatus Planktophila versatilis, the genomic window TAGAATCAATAATTGCGTGCGCGGCACTTCTTTTGCTTCATCGAATTTTGCCTCACTCCAGTTGTAGGAAGAATATAAAATATTCTCTGATTTCTTATGTAATCCGACGATTTGCGATAGGACTGATGAGAAATCTTCATCGAGTGCGCCATCCCAGCCATCGTAGAGATCATCCATATGAATCACGGTGGTGGAAAGTGATGTGGCAAATGCGAGTGCTAGGTTTTGTGCAAGGGTGGTTTTGCCACCACCTGCCGGTCCATCGATTGCAATGACGGGTTGTGTTACACCTTTACAGAGATCTAGTAGCGCGGCGGTGAGCTCCATACCAACTGCTCCATCCCAGTGCTGCCATGATTGTAAAGAGTACGTAGAGCAACGTTGTAAAGAGTAACCCTTGTGAGGCATAGAGGGCGACGTATCCAGCATCGACTACCAGCCAGAGCGGCCAGGTCTCATACTTTTGATAGACCATCAGCATTTGTGCGGCAAAACTTCCAAAGAAGAGAATGGCATCAACGTAAGTAGAGGCCGCTCCCAAAGATTTAAGTACTGGCCCAAGTGCCAGAGTGGAAATCAAAATCGCAGCCAGGATATAGATGCGATAAGAGTTCTTTACTGGCCCTGGTTTAGCACCGGTTGGTTCCCAGCCAAACCAACCAATGATGGCTGCTGCAATAAAGATCAGTTGTAGGGCAGCACTTGCATAGAGTTCATACTGCAAAAAGAAGATGCCATATAAAACACTGCTTGCCGCCCACCATGGCCAGGTAATTCGCTTTCGAGTAATACCTAGTGCGACTCCGATAACTGAGACTAGTGAAGCGATGAATTCGAGATAAGAGACTTCATATCCCCATGCGGTAAATAGAGTTGAAAACAAGATACACCTGCCATTTCTAGATCCGCATTACCGGACC contains:
- a CDS encoding uridine kinase family protein; the protein is MELTAALLDLCKGVTQPVIAIDGPAGGGKTTLAQNLALAFATSLSTTVIHMDDLYDGWDGALDEDFSSVLSQIVGLHKKSENILYSSYNWSEAKFDEAKEVPRTQLLILEGVGSGQSSIRSSLTALIWIDINDKQGLARVIARDGESIRVPMEKWLTLQEQHFHLEGTQNAADFILTT
- the pnuC gene encoding nicotinamide riboside transporter PnuC: MFSTLFTAWGYEVSYLEFIASLVSVIGVALGITRKRITWPWWAASSVLYGIFFLQYELYASAALQLIFIAAAIIGWFGWEPTGAKPGPVKNSYRIYILAAILISTLALGPVLKSLGAASTYVDAILFFGSFAAQMLMVYQKYETWPLWLVVDAGYVALYASQGLLFTTLLYVLFTIMAALGWSSWYGAHRRATRSL